A genomic stretch from Candidatus Aminicenantes bacterium includes:
- a CDS encoding Fur family transcriptional regulator: protein MERQNAMAKKLKAAGLKLTPQRLAIVRVLAASAEHPSVDDLCARLRKDFPGISPATVYRNVTLIKSLGEVFEIAFAGSGSRYDGRKPYPHPHIVCLECGRIIDPKLNSLRDMTREVTDGSGFEILTYRLDFFGRCPACCKSKPAVLKKARSIKRRKI, encoded by the coding sequence ATGGAACGCCAAAACGCAATGGCCAAGAAGCTGAAGGCGGCCGGTTTAAAATTGACCCCGCAGCGCCTGGCCATCGTCCGCGTCCTGGCGGCGAGCGCGGAGCATCCGAGCGTGGATGACCTATGCGCGCGGCTGCGAAAGGACTTCCCCGGGATCAGTCCGGCAACGGTGTACCGCAACGTCACGCTGATCAAGTCGCTGGGAGAGGTGTTTGAGATTGCCTTCGCCGGGAGCGGCAGCCGTTATGATGGCCGGAAACCCTATCCACACCCCCACATCGTCTGCCTCGAATGCGGCAGGATTATCGATCCTAAACTGAACAGCCTGCGCGACATGACCCGGGAGGTTACCGACGGGAGCGGTTTTGAGATCCTGACCTACCGCTTGGACTTCTTTGGGCGCTGCCCGGCCTGCTGCAAGTCGAAACCTGCCGTTTTAAAAAAAGCAAGATCCATTAAAAGGAGGAAAATATGA
- a CDS encoding catalase: MKKNQKLTTRTGAPVVDNQNTMTAGPRGPVLLQDVWYLEKLAHFDREVIPERRMHAKGSGAFGTFTVTHDISRYTKANIFSTVGKKTDLFVRFSTGAGERGAADAERDIRGFAMKFYTEEGNWDLVGNNTPVFFMRDPLKFPDLNHAVNRDPRTNLRSALNNWDFWSSLPEALHQVTIVMSDRGIPASYRYMHGFGSHTFSFINAKNERCWVKFHFRTQQGIKNLSNEESQALIGMDRESHQRDLFESIEKKDFPRWTLYVQIMPEKDAATYKFHPFDLTKVWLKKDYPLIEVGVLELNRNPENYFADVEQAAFNPANVVPGIGFSPDKMLQGRLFSYGDAQRYRLGVNHQQIPVNAPRCPYHSFHRDGSMRVDGNYGSTLGYEPNSFGEWRQQPEFAEPPLALAGAADHWDFRKDDDDYYTQPGMLFRLMRPEKQALLFANTAADIANASREIKIRHIGNCLKADPAYGAGVAKAIGIPLGEVAKK, translated from the coding sequence ATGAAAAAGAACCAAAAACTGACCACGCGCACCGGCGCCCCCGTCGTTGACAACCAGAACACCATGACCGCCGGGCCGCGCGGCCCGGTGCTGCTCCAGGACGTCTGGTACCTTGAGAAGCTCGCCCACTTCGACCGCGAGGTGATTCCCGAGCGGCGCATGCACGCCAAGGGATCCGGGGCCTTCGGCACCTTCACCGTCACCCACGACATCAGCCGTTACACCAAGGCCAATATATTCTCGACGGTGGGCAAAAAGACCGACCTGTTCGTCCGCTTCTCCACTGGGGCCGGCGAGCGCGGCGCCGCCGACGCCGAGCGCGATATCCGCGGCTTCGCCATGAAGTTCTACACCGAGGAGGGCAACTGGGACCTGGTAGGCAACAACACGCCGGTCTTCTTCATGCGCGACCCGCTGAAATTCCCCGACCTCAACCACGCCGTGAACAGGGACCCGCGCACCAACCTGCGCAGCGCCCTCAACAACTGGGACTTCTGGAGCTCGCTGCCCGAGGCGCTGCACCAGGTGACCATCGTCATGAGCGACCGCGGCATCCCCGCCTCCTACCGCTACATGCACGGCTTCGGCAGCCACACCTTCAGCTTCATCAACGCCAAGAACGAGCGCTGCTGGGTGAAATTCCACTTCAGGACCCAGCAGGGCATCAAGAACCTGAGCAATGAGGAGTCCCAGGCGCTCATCGGCATGGACCGGGAAAGCCACCAGCGCGATTTGTTCGAAAGCATCGAAAAAAAGGACTTCCCGCGCTGGACCTTGTATGTGCAGATCATGCCCGAGAAGGACGCGGCCACCTACAAGTTCCACCCCTTCGACCTCACCAAGGTCTGGCTTAAAAAGGATTATCCTTTGATCGAGGTCGGCGTCCTCGAGCTGAACCGCAACCCGGAAAACTATTTTGCCGACGTGGAGCAGGCGGCCTTCAACCCGGCCAATGTGGTTCCGGGCATCGGCTTTTCGCCCGACAAGATGCTCCAAGGCCGGCTCTTTTCCTACGGCGACGCCCAGCGCTACCGCCTCGGCGTCAACCACCAGCAGATCCCGGTTAACGCGCCGCGCTGTCCCTACCACAGCTTTCACCGCGACGGCTCCATGCGCGTCGACGGCAACTACGGCAGCACCCTGGGCTATGAGCCCAACAGCTTCGGCGAGTGGCGGCAGCAGCCCGAGTTCGCCGAGCCGCCGCTGGCCCTGGCCGGCGCCGCTGACCACTGGGATTTCCGCAAGGATGACGACGATTACTACACCCAGCCCGGCATGCTCTTCCGGCTGATGAGACCGGAAAAGCAGGCGCTGCTTTTCGCCAACACCGCCGCCGACATCGCCAATGCTTCACGCGAGATCAAAATCCGTCATATCGGCAACTGCCTGAAGGCTGATCCGGCGTATGGCGCTGGGGTGGCCAAGGCCATCGGCATCCCGCTTGGCGAGGTGGCCAAGAAATAG